In one Streptomyces sp. NBC_01241 genomic region, the following are encoded:
- a CDS encoding sensor histidine kinase, with the protein MNDEEEYVGVGRPPTGRRQVWIKLLWIGVWLAFMSAPVKDLADGHHTPWGTALGVLGLLVFVGAYLVLVFRHTSKALDRRVVQSSIAFLGTLAIILFLTLGTAWLVLFVYVAVSVGATLPLRTARWLIPAVVAVLVLLGLTDDHPREIITALVFPSLLGGFAMTGVRQMIRTTIQLREARATVAQLAANEERLRLARDLHDLLGHSLSLITLKSELAGRMLPDHPEQAAAQVADIERVSRQALVDVRGAVTGYRRPTLPGELAGARTALAAAGITGDIPAEAPEDLPEKPEEVLAWALREAVTNVVRHSGARHCTVTLDPRQTLDGKVLELTVADDGVGASGTEPGNGLTGITERLATVDGTLIAPAGNSRSGSGKGFTLTLTVPLGSGLGSTE; encoded by the coding sequence GTGAACGACGAGGAGGAGTACGTGGGTGTCGGGCGCCCGCCGACGGGCCGTCGGCAGGTCTGGATCAAGCTGCTCTGGATCGGTGTCTGGCTCGCGTTCATGAGCGCCCCGGTCAAGGACCTGGCCGACGGCCACCACACCCCGTGGGGCACCGCGCTGGGCGTACTGGGTCTGCTGGTCTTCGTCGGCGCCTATCTGGTGCTGGTCTTCCGCCACACGTCGAAGGCCCTCGACCGGCGCGTCGTCCAGTCCTCGATCGCCTTCCTCGGCACCCTCGCCATCATTCTGTTCCTGACGCTCGGCACCGCGTGGCTGGTCCTCTTCGTGTACGTGGCGGTCTCCGTCGGCGCCACACTGCCGCTGCGGACCGCCCGCTGGCTGATTCCCGCGGTCGTCGCCGTCCTGGTCCTCCTCGGCCTCACCGACGACCACCCCCGCGAGATCATCACCGCCCTGGTCTTCCCGTCGCTCCTCGGCGGCTTCGCGATGACCGGCGTACGACAGATGATCCGTACGACGATCCAGCTCCGCGAGGCCCGCGCGACCGTCGCCCAGCTCGCCGCCAACGAGGAGCGGCTGCGGCTGGCCCGCGATCTGCACGACCTGCTCGGCCACTCGCTCTCGCTCATCACGCTCAAGAGCGAGCTGGCCGGGCGGATGCTCCCCGACCATCCGGAGCAGGCCGCCGCGCAGGTCGCGGACATCGAACGGGTCAGCCGCCAGGCCCTGGTCGACGTACGCGGCGCCGTCACCGGCTACCGCCGTCCGACCCTCCCCGGTGAACTGGCCGGAGCCCGTACCGCACTCGCCGCCGCGGGCATCACCGGCGACATCCCCGCCGAGGCTCCCGAGGACCTCCCCGAGAAGCCGGAGGAGGTGCTCGCCTGGGCACTGCGCGAAGCCGTCACCAACGTCGTACGCCACAGCGGCGCCCGGCACTGCACCGTCACGCTCGACCCGCGCCAGACCCTCGACGGCAAGGTCCTCGAACTCACCGTCGCGGACGACGGCGTCGGCGCCTCGGGAACGGAACCGGGCAACGGCCTCACCGGCATCACCGAACGCCTCGCCACGGTCGACGGCACGCTGATCGCCCCGGCCGGCAACTCCCGCTCCGGATCCGGCAAAGGCTTCACCCTGACCCTGACCGTTCCGCTCGGATCCGGCCTAGGATCCACGGAATGA